In a single window of the Pedococcus dokdonensis genome:
- the rapZ gene encoding RNase adapter RapZ, which yields MTDEVPGHDPAELVIVTGMSGAGRSTTANVLEDSGWYVIDNLPPHLLVSLADLANEAPRRADLPRLAAVVDVRARGFFDHLQTALDELRERGWRPNLVFLDATDEAIVRRFESVRRPHPLQGDGRLLDGIIRERAMLADLRARADVVIDTSGLNVHQLAKKVHPVFSGDAGHKVRIAVMSFGFKYGVPLDADFVFDMRFLPNPFWIPELRNFTGRDAPVAEFVMAQEGAPEFVDRVVDLMSPVTAGYIREGRRYVTLAVGCTGGKHRSVAVAEALRARLTSDDVATFVVHRDLGQE from the coding sequence ATGACCGACGAGGTGCCGGGTCACGACCCGGCCGAGCTCGTGATCGTCACGGGCATGAGCGGCGCCGGTCGGTCGACCACGGCCAACGTGCTCGAGGACTCCGGCTGGTACGTCATCGACAACCTGCCCCCACACCTGCTGGTCTCGCTCGCCGACCTGGCCAACGAGGCCCCCCGGCGGGCCGACCTGCCGCGGCTGGCCGCGGTCGTCGACGTGCGGGCCCGAGGCTTCTTCGACCACCTGCAGACCGCCCTCGACGAGCTGCGCGAGCGCGGCTGGCGACCCAACCTCGTCTTCCTCGACGCCACCGACGAGGCGATCGTGCGCCGGTTCGAGTCGGTCCGCCGACCGCACCCGCTCCAGGGCGACGGCCGGCTGCTCGACGGGATCATCCGCGAGCGGGCCATGCTCGCCGACCTGCGGGCCCGGGCCGACGTGGTGATCGACACCTCGGGCCTCAACGTGCACCAGCTGGCCAAGAAGGTGCACCCGGTGTTCTCCGGCGACGCGGGCCACAAGGTCCGGATCGCCGTCATGTCGTTCGGCTTCAAGTACGGCGTCCCGCTCGACGCCGACTTCGTCTTCGACATGCGTTTCCTGCCCAACCCGTTCTGGATCCCCGAGCTGCGCAACTTCACCGGGCGTGACGCCCCGGTCGCCGAGTTCGTGATGGCGCAGGAGGGGGCACCCGAGTTCGTCGACCGTGTGGTCGACCTGATGTCGCCGGTGACCGCGGGCTACATCCGCGAGGGCCGGCGCTACGTCACGCTCGCGGTCGGCTGCACGGGGGGCAAGCACCGGTCGGTGGCTGTCGCGGAGGCCCTGCGGGCGCGACTGACCAGTGACGACGTCGCGACCTTCGTGGTGCACCGCGACCTGGGGCAGGAGTAG
- the uvrC gene encoding excinuclease ABC subunit UvrC codes for MADPSTYRPAPGEIPVDPGVYRFRDSAKRVIYVGKAKSLRPRLSSYFQDVAALHPRTATMVTTAASVEWTVVSTEVEALQLEYSWIKEFDPRFNVKYRDDKSYPYLAVTLGEEFPRAQVMRGAKRKGTRYFGPYAHAWAIRETLDLLLRVFPVRTCSSGVFKRAGQVGRPCLLGYIDKCSAPCVGRVSAEEHRAIAEDFCDFMAGNTTRFVKRLERDMAAASRSLEFEQAARLRDDLVALGKALEKSAVVLGDGTDADVFALEEDGLEVAVQVFHVRGGRVRGQRGWVAEMDAESVPEIVGHLLQQVYGGESGDSVPREVLVPVLPDEPAAVSTWLGSLRGSAVDLRVPQRGDKRTLLETVQRNAKQSLARHKLARAGDLTARSQALQELQTSLDLAAAPLRVECYDISHIQGSQVVGSMVVFEDGLARKSEYRRFVIRGEQVDDTAAMDEVLTRRFQRYLEERDQASDVELGPDPEAGPDRIDPDTGKPKKFAYPPNLVVVDGGLPQVNAAHAALTALGIDDVAVVGLAKRLEEVWVPGQDYPVILPRTSDGLYLLQRVRDEAHRFAITFHRQRRSKAMTSSALDSIPGLGETRRKALLRHFGSVKRVRAATVEELQEVSGIGPALAATIAAELATAGAPAPAVNLMTGEVLDGD; via the coding sequence GTGGCTGACCCGTCGACGTACCGCCCGGCGCCGGGGGAGATCCCGGTCGACCCGGGTGTCTACCGGTTCCGGGACTCCGCCAAGCGCGTCATCTACGTCGGCAAGGCGAAGTCACTGCGACCGCGGCTGTCCTCCTACTTCCAGGACGTCGCCGCCCTGCACCCGCGCACCGCCACCATGGTCACGACGGCCGCGAGCGTGGAGTGGACCGTCGTGTCCACCGAGGTCGAGGCCCTCCAGCTCGAGTACTCCTGGATCAAGGAGTTCGACCCTCGGTTCAACGTCAAGTACCGCGACGACAAGTCCTACCCCTACCTCGCGGTCACCCTCGGTGAGGAGTTTCCGCGCGCCCAGGTGATGCGCGGGGCCAAGCGCAAGGGCACCCGCTACTTCGGCCCCTACGCGCACGCCTGGGCGATCCGCGAGACCCTCGACCTGCTGCTGCGCGTCTTCCCGGTGCGGACCTGCTCGTCGGGGGTCTTCAAGCGGGCCGGCCAGGTCGGTCGCCCCTGCCTGCTCGGATACATCGACAAGTGCTCGGCCCCCTGCGTCGGCCGGGTCAGCGCCGAGGAGCACCGCGCCATCGCCGAGGACTTCTGCGACTTCATGGCCGGCAACACGACCCGGTTCGTCAAGCGGCTCGAGCGCGACATGGCGGCCGCCAGCCGCTCGCTGGAGTTCGAGCAGGCTGCCCGGCTCCGTGACGACCTCGTGGCCCTCGGCAAGGCGCTCGAGAAGTCCGCCGTCGTCCTGGGCGACGGCACCGACGCCGACGTCTTCGCCCTCGAGGAGGACGGCCTCGAGGTGGCCGTCCAGGTCTTCCACGTGCGCGGTGGCCGCGTGCGTGGCCAGCGCGGCTGGGTCGCCGAGATGGATGCCGAGTCGGTCCCCGAGATCGTCGGTCACCTGCTCCAGCAGGTCTATGGCGGCGAGTCGGGTGACAGCGTGCCGCGCGAGGTGCTCGTCCCCGTGCTGCCCGACGAGCCGGCCGCGGTCTCGACCTGGCTGGGCTCGCTGCGGGGCTCGGCGGTCGACCTGCGGGTGCCCCAGCGCGGCGACAAGCGCACCCTGCTCGAGACCGTCCAGCGCAACGCCAAGCAGTCCCTGGCCCGGCACAAGCTGGCCCGGGCCGGCGACCTCACCGCCCGCAGCCAGGCGCTCCAGGAGCTCCAGACCAGTCTCGACCTGGCTGCTGCGCCGCTGCGGGTCGAGTGCTACGACATCAGTCACATCCAGGGCTCGCAGGTGGTGGGGTCGATGGTGGTCTTCGAGGACGGCCTGGCCCGCAAGTCCGAGTACCGCCGGTTCGTCATCCGGGGCGAGCAGGTCGACGACACCGCCGCCATGGACGAGGTCCTGACCCGGCGGTTCCAGCGCTACCTCGAGGAGCGTGACCAGGCCTCCGACGTCGAGCTCGGTCCAGACCCCGAGGCCGGACCCGACCGCATCGACCCCGACACCGGCAAGCCCAAGAAGTTCGCCTACCCGCCCAACCTCGTCGTGGTCGACGGTGGCCTGCCGCAGGTCAACGCCGCCCACGCCGCGCTCACCGCGCTCGGCATCGACGACGTCGCCGTCGTGGGTCTCGCCAAGCGGCTCGAGGAGGTCTGGGTGCCGGGTCAGGACTACCCCGTCATCCTGCCGCGGACCAGTGACGGCCTCTACCTGCTGCAGCGGGTCCGCGACGAGGCGCACCGGTTCGCGATCACGTTCCACCGACAGCGGCGCTCGAAGGCGATGACCAGCAGCGCCCTCGACTCCATCCCGGGGTTGGGCGAGACGCGACGCAAGGCGCTGCTGCGGCACTTCGGGTCGGTCAAGCGGGTCCGGGCTGCGACCGTCGAGGAGCTGCAGGAGGTTTCCGGCATCGGACCTGCGCTGGCCGCCACGATTGCGGCAGAGTTGGCCACGGCTGGTGCCCCTGCGCCGGCCGTCAACCTGATGACCGGTGAGGTCCTCGATGGTGACTGA
- a CDS encoding Rieske (2Fe-2S) protein produces MTTERDTPQDLSVTTDAPASTSSSSAGSGPSRRTVLASVGLAGVGATALAACGAAEDAADTAVSSATDAAKEAISKATIPVGGGKIFADQKVVVTQPTSGDFKAFSAVCTHQNCVVSTVADGTINCACHGSKYDLTTGAVKQGPATKALPEKTITVSGDGISVT; encoded by the coding sequence ATGACCACCGAACGAGACACCCCGCAAGACCTCTCCGTCACCACCGACGCCCCTGCCTCCACCTCGTCCTCGAGTGCTGGTTCGGGGCCGTCGCGGCGCACCGTGCTCGCGTCGGTCGGCCTGGCCGGGGTCGGTGCCACGGCCCTGGCCGCGTGCGGGGCGGCCGAGGACGCTGCCGACACCGCCGTGAGCTCGGCCACCGACGCGGCCAAGGAGGCCATCTCCAAGGCCACCATCCCGGTGGGCGGCGGCAAGATCTTCGCCGACCAGAAGGTCGTCGTCACCCAGCCCACCTCGGGCGACTTCAAGGCCTTCAGCGCGGTCTGCACGCACCAGAACTGCGTGGTGAGCACGGTCGCCGACGGCACCATCAACTGCGCCTGCCACGGCAGCAAGTACGACCTGACCACCGGCGCGGTGAAGCAGGGGCCGGCCACCAAGGCCCTGCCCGAGAAGACCATCACCGTCAGCGGCGACGGGATCTCGGTCACCTGA
- a CDS encoding branched-chain amino acid ABC transporter substrate-binding protein → MFKIGAPLVAAALALSACGGTTGDGGSGGDKACDLKIGFFGALTGDAANLGINIKNGAELAVNQYNEKNADCKVSLTSFDSQGDPAIAPGLAQKAVTDKKLVGIVGPAFSGESKAADPIFDKAGLNIITASATNPALSENGWKTFHRILGNDATQGPAAAKYIKDVLKAQKVFVSDDTSEYGKGLADIVKNDLGGAVAGSDQTAADGKQDDFSATVTKAKASGATVFFYGGYYSNASKLAKQLKDGGFTGQFVAADGVKDDGFIKGAGAAAEGAIVTCPCLPPDKAPEFAAAYKKAYNSDPATYSAEAYDAANVFLAAIKAGKTSSADMNAFIGSYSAQGVTKMVKFDAKGEPAEVSVWAYKVEGGKIVPDQEIK, encoded by the coding sequence GTGTTCAAGATTGGCGCGCCCCTCGTGGCCGCTGCCCTCGCGCTTTCCGCCTGCGGCGGCACCACCGGCGACGGTGGCTCCGGCGGCGACAAGGCGTGTGACCTCAAGATCGGCTTCTTCGGCGCGCTCACCGGCGACGCCGCCAACCTCGGCATCAACATCAAGAACGGTGCCGAGCTCGCCGTCAACCAGTACAACGAGAAGAACGCCGACTGCAAGGTCTCGCTCACCTCGTTCGACAGCCAGGGTGACCCGGCCATCGCTCCCGGACTGGCCCAGAAGGCCGTCACCGACAAGAAGCTGGTCGGCATCGTCGGCCCGGCCTTCTCCGGTGAGTCCAAGGCTGCCGACCCGATCTTCGACAAGGCCGGCCTGAACATCATCACCGCTTCGGCGACCAACCCGGCGCTGTCCGAGAACGGCTGGAAGACCTTCCACCGCATCCTCGGCAACGACGCCACCCAGGGTCCCGCCGCCGCGAAGTACATCAAGGACGTCCTCAAGGCCCAGAAGGTCTTCGTCTCCGACGACACCTCGGAGTACGGCAAGGGCCTCGCCGACATCGTGAAGAACGACCTCGGCGGCGCCGTGGCCGGCAGCGACCAGACCGCGGCCGACGGCAAGCAGGACGACTTCTCCGCGACCGTGACCAAGGCGAAGGCCTCGGGCGCCACCGTGTTCTTCTACGGCGGCTACTACTCGAACGCCTCCAAGCTGGCCAAGCAGCTGAAGGACGGCGGCTTCACCGGCCAGTTCGTCGCGGCGGACGGCGTCAAGGACGACGGCTTCATCAAGGGCGCCGGTGCGGCGGCCGAGGGTGCCATCGTCACCTGCCCGTGCCTCCCCCCGGACAAGGCTCCCGAGTTCGCGGCCGCCTACAAGAAGGCCTACAACTCGGACCCGGCCACGTACTCGGCCGAGGCCTACGACGCGGCGAACGTCTTCCTCGCCGCCATCAAGGCCGGCAAGACCTCGTCGGCGGACATGAACGCCTTCATCGGCTCGTACAGCGCCCAGGGCGTGACCAAGATGGTCAAGTTCGACGCCAAGGGTGAGCCGGCCGAGGTGTCGGTCTGGGCCTACAAGGTCGAGGGCGGCAAGATCGTTCCGGACCAGGAAATCAAGTAA